The following proteins are encoded in a genomic region of Burkholderia gladioli:
- a CDS encoding UDP-N-acetylglucosamine 1-carboxyvinyltransferase has protein sequence MSNLLVNGGTPLRGEITPSANKNAVLPILCSTLLTDQPLKLIGVPDITDVRKILDIFRTLGSDVSMDYATGVLDLHHRATQFDPAVHRLPEEMRSSIMLVPPLLARFGVARLESDVTGCTLGVREIDPHVEVFERFGATLEQTSDSLILRVAGPLQANDHWLDYASVTTTENFVLCATAAGGVSTLVNAASEPHVQEFCRFLTMLGVPIEGIGTSHIRVQGGGKLGGGEHRFAEDFHEIATFLALGAITGGDIAVRNSGPEMFPLIDRTFAKLGVQVTHENGWSRAVRDGVMRVRKPFTQNILTKIEAAPWPYLPVDLLPIFIALGVKAEGSVMFWNKVYDGAMGWTGELSKFGAHVFQSDPHRLITFGGLPLSPARVESPYIIRVAIALLMVAASIEGRSEILNAQPIRRAHPHFVENLRSVGANVEWTAGD, from the coding sequence ATGTCGAATCTGCTAGTCAACGGCGGCACCCCGCTTCGCGGGGAAATCACGCCGTCCGCCAACAAGAACGCCGTCCTCCCGATCCTCTGCTCGACCCTGCTGACCGACCAGCCGCTGAAGCTGATCGGCGTGCCCGACATCACCGACGTGCGCAAGATCCTCGACATCTTCCGCACGCTCGGCAGCGATGTGTCGATGGACTACGCCACCGGCGTGCTCGACCTGCATCACCGCGCCACCCAGTTCGACCCGGCCGTGCACCGCCTGCCCGAGGAGATGCGCTCCTCGATCATGCTGGTGCCGCCGCTGCTGGCCCGCTTCGGCGTGGCGCGGCTCGAGAGCGACGTGACCGGCTGCACGCTCGGCGTGCGCGAGATCGACCCGCACGTGGAAGTGTTCGAGCGCTTCGGCGCGACGCTGGAGCAGACCTCCGACTCGCTGATCCTGCGCGTGGCCGGCCCGCTCCAGGCCAACGACCACTGGCTCGACTACGCCTCGGTCACCACCACCGAGAACTTCGTGCTGTGCGCGACCGCCGCCGGCGGCGTCTCGACGCTCGTGAATGCCGCCTCCGAGCCGCACGTGCAGGAGTTCTGCCGCTTCCTGACGATGCTCGGCGTGCCGATCGAGGGGATCGGCACCTCGCATATCCGGGTCCAGGGCGGCGGCAAACTGGGCGGCGGCGAGCACCGCTTCGCCGAGGATTTCCACGAGATTGCCACCTTCCTCGCGCTCGGCGCGATCACCGGCGGCGACATCGCGGTGCGCAACAGCGGCCCCGAGATGTTCCCGCTGATCGACCGCACCTTCGCCAAGCTCGGCGTGCAGGTCACGCACGAGAACGGCTGGTCGCGCGCGGTGCGCGACGGCGTGATGCGCGTGCGCAAGCCATTCACGCAGAACATCCTGACCAAGATCGAGGCGGCACCCTGGCCCTATCTGCCGGTCGACCTGCTGCCGATCTTCATCGCGCTCGGCGTGAAGGCCGAGGGCAGCGTGATGTTCTGGAACAAGGTCTATGACGGCGCGATGGGCTGGACCGGCGAGCTCTCGAAGTTCGGCGCGCACGTGTTCCAGTCCGACCCGCATCGCCTGATCACCTTCGGCGGCCTGCCGCTGTCGCCGGCCCGCGTCGAGAGCCCCTACATCATCCGCGTGGCGATCGCGCTGCTGATGGTGGCCGCCAGCATCGAGGGCCGCTCCGAGATCCTCAACGCCCAGCCGATCCGCCGCGCGCATCCGCACTTCGTCGAGAACCTGCGTTCGGTCGGCGCCAACGTGGAGTGGACCGCCGGCGACTGA
- a CDS encoding M20 aminoacylase family protein — protein sequence MTATEPVLAGIADLAPEFVEIRRRIHAHPELAFEETGTGELVAGLLAQWGYEVHRGIGRTGLVGVLRAGDGRRTLGLRADMDALPIHEATGLPYASRRAGQMHACGHDGHTAMLLCAARHLAATRRFSGTLNLIFQPAEENFGGGKAMMDDGLFERFPCDAIFALHNMPGRAAGEMAFRSGPAMASCDRVTIRLKGVGGHGAMPHMARDPMSAAGSLMLALQTIVAREIDAQQAAVITVGSVQAGETFNIIPETVVMKLSVRALDAAVRAQLETRIGELVRGHAAAYGLGVEIDYDHGYPVLVNHEAPTEFAASIARAMLGEARVEMDAAPLMGSEDFAYMLEQRPGCYALLGNGTGSRGGCMVHNPGYDFNDAILPIGASYWVRVAEGWLVD from the coding sequence ATGACCGCCACCGAGCCCGTCCTCGCCGGCATCGCCGACCTCGCCCCCGAGTTCGTCGAGATCCGCCGCCGCATCCATGCCCATCCCGAGCTCGCCTTCGAGGAAACCGGCACCGGCGAACTGGTGGCCGGGCTGCTCGCCCAATGGGGCTACGAAGTGCATCGCGGGATCGGCCGCACCGGGCTGGTCGGCGTGCTGCGTGCCGGCGACGGCCGGCGCACGCTGGGCTTGCGCGCCGACATGGACGCGCTGCCGATCCACGAAGCCACCGGCCTGCCCTACGCGAGCCGCCGCGCCGGCCAGATGCACGCCTGCGGTCACGACGGGCACACGGCGATGCTGCTCTGCGCGGCGCGCCACCTGGCCGCCACGCGGCGCTTCTCGGGCACCCTGAACCTGATCTTCCAGCCCGCCGAGGAAAATTTCGGCGGCGGCAAGGCGATGATGGACGACGGCCTGTTCGAGCGCTTTCCCTGCGACGCGATCTTCGCGCTCCACAACATGCCGGGCCGCGCGGCCGGCGAGATGGCGTTCCGCAGCGGCCCCGCGATGGCTTCCTGCGATCGCGTCACGATCCGCCTGAAGGGCGTGGGCGGGCACGGCGCGATGCCGCACATGGCGCGCGACCCGATGTCGGCGGCCGGCAGCCTGATGCTGGCCCTGCAGACCATCGTCGCGCGCGAGATCGACGCGCAGCAGGCGGCCGTGATCACGGTCGGCAGCGTGCAGGCCGGCGAGACCTTCAACATCATTCCCGAGACGGTGGTGATGAAACTCTCGGTGCGCGCGCTCGACGCCGCCGTGCGCGCGCAGCTCGAAACGCGGATCGGCGAGCTGGTGCGCGGCCACGCGGCCGCCTACGGGCTCGGCGTCGAGATCGACTACGACCACGGCTACCCGGTGCTCGTCAACCACGAGGCGCCGACCGAATTCGCGGCGAGCATCGCGCGCGCGATGCTCGGCGAGGCGCGCGTCGAGATGGACGCGGCACCGCTGATGGGCAGCGAGGATTTCGCCTACATGCTGGAGCAGCGCCCCGGCTGTTACGCGCTGCTCGGCAACGGCACCGGCAGCCGTGGCGGCTGCATGGTCCACAACCCCGGCTACGACTTCAACGACGCGATCCTGCCGATCGGCGCGAGCTACTGGGTGCGCGTCGCCGAGGGCTGGCTGGTCGACTGA
- a CDS encoding porin — MKLRIKTIAALSVAVPAAAFAQSSVTLYGRIDGGVEYLNHVANATRTGSATRWSAESGDWGTSMFGLKGTEDLGGGNTAIFDLETAFQVMNGTTGGGRMFSRRAYVGLKNNEWGTLQAGRNLFIDSDGVWEFDPFVQQAFSSASLVRGRNWQQTSNNIEYHSPVWNGFDVQGQYAFGNQTNFNTGPANDFGRSDGIMLSYHSALFDVRGIYDELRNNNGKMDNIFTASREYFVGTNIYVQKFKIQAAYTHYQAPDTPQGLADRADHVWLGATYTATPAWAVTGGGYYVRVGSGNGDATHDASGHAIMYVLGTTYNLSKRTFLYGTVAYMRNSGNSNFSLIASSRDATNGTNPLTGESQTGAYVGIMHNF, encoded by the coding sequence ATGAAACTTCGAATCAAAACCATCGCGGCGCTGAGCGTGGCCGTGCCGGCCGCGGCCTTCGCGCAATCGAGCGTCACGCTCTATGGCCGTATCGACGGCGGCGTCGAGTACCTCAACCACGTCGCGAACGCGACGCGCACCGGCAGCGCGACGCGCTGGAGCGCCGAGAGCGGCGACTGGGGCACCAGCATGTTCGGCCTGAAGGGCACCGAGGACCTGGGCGGCGGCAACACCGCGATCTTCGACCTCGAGACCGCGTTCCAGGTGATGAACGGCACCACCGGCGGCGGCCGGATGTTCTCGCGCCGCGCCTACGTGGGCTTGAAGAACAACGAGTGGGGCACGCTGCAGGCCGGTCGCAACCTGTTCATCGACAGCGACGGCGTGTGGGAATTCGATCCCTTCGTGCAGCAGGCGTTCTCGTCGGCCTCGCTGGTGCGCGGCCGCAACTGGCAGCAGACCAGCAACAACATCGAGTATCACAGCCCGGTGTGGAACGGCTTCGACGTGCAGGGGCAGTACGCCTTCGGCAACCAGACCAATTTCAACACCGGCCCGGCCAACGACTTCGGTCGTTCGGACGGCATCATGCTGTCGTATCACTCGGCGCTGTTCGACGTGCGCGGCATCTATGACGAGCTGCGCAACAACAACGGCAAGATGGACAACATCTTCACCGCCTCGCGCGAATACTTCGTCGGCACCAACATCTACGTACAGAAGTTCAAGATCCAGGCCGCCTACACGCACTACCAGGCACCGGACACGCCGCAGGGCCTGGCCGACCGCGCCGACCACGTCTGGCTGGGCGCGACCTACACGGCCACGCCGGCCTGGGCGGTGACGGGCGGCGGCTACTACGTGCGGGTCGGCAGCGGCAACGGCGATGCGACGCACGACGCGTCGGGCCACGCGATCATGTACGTGCTCGGCACCACCTACAACCTGTCCAAGCGCACCTTCCTGTACGGCACGGTGGCCTACATGCGCAACAGCGGCAACTCGAACTTCTCGCTGATCGCCTCCTCGCGCGACGCCACCAACGGCACCAACCCGCTGACGGGCGAATCGCAGACCGGCGCCTACGTCGGTATCATGCACAACTTCTAA
- a CDS encoding MFS transporter, which translates to MESPAVEVALPAARASRRQARRLIAAAAVGNALEFYDFTVYSYFALLIGRLFFPVGSAFGELMLAVASFGVGFVTRPLGGIVIGIYADRAGRRSAMILTLLLMALGTAMIAAAPTYAQAGLAAPVILVLARLLQGFASGGEVGASTTLLIEQAPPHRRGFYASFQFSSQGLAALAGALTGAVLNATLSAPQLDSWGWRVPFVIGTLFVPLGYWLRRGIDEAHRPAASVSGSGAGNAPAPLPLAAVLRRHRRALFAGLGLTIGGTATHYIIVFYMAIYGVRTLHLPAWIAMLAGCVAGMALMLVSPLGGALADRIGRKPVAGWSRLVLTLAIYPAFVALNRWPGAASLLGAIAVLSVVHALYCGATAPMLGELFPRAVRATGGALVYSLGVAIFGGFAQFIVTWLIAATGDPTAPAWYAIACGMLSFAALASIEERAGKRLD; encoded by the coding sequence ATGGAATCGCCCGCCGTCGAAGTCGCCCTGCCCGCCGCCCGCGCCTCGCGCCGCCAGGCCCGCCGCCTGATCGCGGCGGCCGCCGTCGGCAATGCGCTCGAGTTCTACGATTTCACCGTCTACAGCTATTTCGCGCTGCTGATCGGCCGGCTGTTCTTCCCGGTCGGCTCGGCCTTCGGCGAGTTGATGCTGGCGGTGGCCAGCTTCGGCGTGGGTTTCGTGACGCGCCCGCTGGGCGGCATCGTGATCGGCATCTACGCCGATCGGGCGGGCCGCCGCAGCGCGATGATCCTGACCTTGCTGCTGATGGCGCTGGGTACCGCGATGATCGCGGCGGCGCCCACCTACGCGCAGGCGGGCCTGGCTGCGCCGGTGATCCTGGTGCTCGCGCGCCTGCTGCAGGGCTTCGCCTCGGGCGGCGAGGTGGGCGCCTCCACCACGCTGCTGATCGAGCAGGCGCCACCGCACCGGCGCGGCTTCTATGCCTCGTTCCAGTTCTCCAGCCAGGGGCTGGCGGCGCTGGCCGGCGCGCTGACCGGCGCGGTGCTGAACGCGACGCTGAGCGCGCCGCAACTGGACAGCTGGGGCTGGCGCGTGCCCTTCGTGATCGGCACCCTGTTCGTGCCGCTCGGCTACTGGCTGCGGCGCGGCATCGACGAGGCGCATCGACCCGCCGCCAGCGTCAGCGGCAGCGGCGCCGGCAATGCCCCCGCGCCGCTGCCGCTCGCGGCGGTGCTGCGGCGCCATCGCCGCGCGCTGTTCGCGGGCCTGGGCCTGACCATCGGCGGCACCGCCACGCACTACATCATCGTCTTCTACATGGCGATCTACGGCGTGCGCACGCTGCACCTGCCGGCCTGGATCGCCATGCTGGCCGGCTGCGTGGCCGGCATGGCGCTGATGCTGGTCTCGCCGCTGGGCGGCGCGCTGGCCGATCGCATCGGCCGCAAGCCGGTGGCGGGCTGGTCGCGCCTGGTGCTGACGCTGGCGATCTACCCGGCCTTCGTCGCGCTGAACCGCTGGCCCGGCGCCGCCTCGCTGCTCGGCGCCATCGCCGTGCTGAGCGTCGTGCACGCGCTCTATTGCGGCGCCACCGCGCCGATGCTCGGCGAGCTGTTCCCGCGCGCGGTACGTGCCACCGGCGGGGCCCTGGTCTACAGCCTCGGCGTGGCGATCTTCGGCGGCTTCGCGCAGTTCATCGTGACCTGGCTGATCGCCGCCACCGGCGATCCGACCGCGCCGGCCTGGTACGCGATCGCCTGCGGCATGCTCAGCTTCGCCGCTCTAGCGAGCATCGAGGAACGCGCCGGCAAGCGGCTCGATTGA